In Gemmatimonadota bacterium, the genomic window GACCATGCGATTACCTATGAGATGCCGGTCCGCAATCGGACGCGGGACAGGTCCTGCACAGGTGCCGGTTCAGGAGATGGGTCGTCGCGAGCAGGACGCCCCCGGTTACATGGAGGAATACTTCAAAGTTTCCTTCGGCCGCCATGAATCCCGTAGCGATTACCCCCACGGCCAATACGAGGGTAAGAAACGCCCTCCACCTCCTGTGGTGCCTCACGCCCGAAACCACGCTCCCGGCGGCGAGCAGCACCGCGCCGATTATAGCGTACTCGGCGGGCTCGCCGGCAAGGAATCCGAGACCCACGAGCGGCAGGAAAGTCACCACTAGCGGCAAGGCCAGGCAGTGGATCGCGCATACAGTCGAGACGAACACGCCGATGTTGTCTACGGTTCCTCGATTGATCTGGTGGTTCATTCTTATCTGAATCTCCTGTGGGATAAACTCCGGGCCGGCTCACCCGGCGCCCCGGGGGCTGGCTTTTTCGGCGCCCCGGAGGGCGGCTCACCCGGCGCCCCGGACCCTGCCGAGTCCGACCCAGGCGCCCGCGCCTACCAGCCCGACCAGTACGATCAGTGCCGATAGCGGTACTGCTGCGCGCCGGCCCACGTCGCCTAATGACTCGTCTACGAAATTGAAATCCGGTAACGTGGGAAGCACATCCGCCGACATCCGCTCCCCGGCCAGGATTGCCGGCACGAAGAACGACTGCCATTGACCGGCGTACGCTCTCACCTGAGACTGAAACCGGGCAAACCGCGCATCACCCGTTCCCGCCGCGTCGATCAGCATCTCCTGGACCAGGAGCGCGGGGGAGAGAAACCGGTAGCGGCGGACCAGTTCGTTCTGCTCGTCACGTCTCATCCTGTGTCGGTCCGACACCTCTTCCAGGTGCCGGTTCACCGCGTCTGTCGCGGCCCAGGCGAGTGCGGCCCGGTTGGGTTCATCGGCCTCGCCGCCCCCGGCCAGTTCGGGATGGTCCTCGAGGTAACGGGCAAGCAGTTCGCTGCGGCGGTTCACCGCGTCGTTCGAAGCTTCGCGCTGGGCGGTGATCATCTCCACCCGCGACGGGAGCGGGTGGAGGAGGCCCGCGGCGATGTTGATGGCGGCCGGCAGCACCACCACCAGCACAAGCCAGGCGCCCACGAGCACCGTGGCGTTCCAGGAGGATGACCGGCCGAGACTGTTAATCCAGGCGGTGAGCGAGAACCAGAACAGCGCGTACACGGTCAGCGCCGCGCACCACAGGAGTACCCTTCCGAGCGGCCCCGAAGATCCGAAGCCTCCCGAGATCAGTACGCCGATCAATGACACCCCGACGGCCGCGGCCAGGA contains:
- a CDS encoding MerC domain-containing protein; its protein translation is MNHQINRGTVDNIGVFVSTVCAIHCLALPLVVTFLPLVGLGFLAGEPAEYAIIGAVLLAAGSVVSGVRHHRRWRAFLTLVLAVGVIATGFMAAEGNFEVFLHVTGGVLLATTHLLNRHLCRTCPASDCGPASHR
- a CDS encoding DUF3526 domain-containing protein produces the protein METKTTKTILLNEWRLLAADRTLRIVLPLFVVLFAYALANGMAWVRFQDHTVQVVRDGNVQRINALERELAAIDNGAQPSSPFRDPRSANVMGGPRGARSVALDPGPLTALAVGQSDLLPYYYDVSIYTNESTFLQNGEVENPLNLMVGRFDLAFVAIYLLPLLVLAMGFNVLSGEREQGTLALTLSQPVSARRFVTAKLAFRALLVLAAAVGVSLIGVLISGGFGSSGPLGRVLLWCAALTVYALFWFSLTAWINSLGRSSSWNATVLVGAWLVLVVVLPAAINIAAGLLHPLPSRVEMITAQREASNDAVNRRSELLARYLEDHPELAGGGEADEPNRAALAWAATDAVNRHLEEVSDRHRMRRDEQNELVRRYRFLSPALLVQEMLIDAAGTGDARFARFQSQVRAYAGQWQSFFVPAILAGERMSADVLPTLPDFNFVDESLGDVGRRAAVPLSALIVLVGLVGAGAWVGLGRVRGAG